In one window of Pseudoalteromonas espejiana DSM 9414 DNA:
- a CDS encoding cellulose synthase subunit BcsC-related outer membrane protein, translating into MPLRFALACTLALSSGLSANTINDIDTQSVDWLLSQINIGEAQQNKKLIEDSLEKLLAIAPSRIETQCALARYDFADKQYSKANQLLNKINTGGSIQHPCVAQLSALSKAEGVDKARIQEAKLLARAGRYDQARAIYNSLFKGVYPSLRYELEHLSWYSQDDTQWQSVTKGYKTLLKAYSNIGQVEVPYARHLLKKSPTNKKAIDILSKYGASPTFINEVEFIWLATLKSMDLTQNTVEQYQRYFTVYPFSSKGKLQYEDFQRDLKVRQALLADPAYQLWRKGDRLLNAKKLKEAEPLLLKALKGRPTDKEVMRSLGYLYLAKSEYKKSYYYFFTAQKYTPNFDEREGLKELATVAKFWQYMAEMEGAIEQSDFETAQLKLKLAEQLNHDQEAFLYNKGLLLVAQGNYTQAAAAYQGALKTNPLYENALLGLLNIAQLDQNQKSISNFYNSLNAKQRNLIYPSYATAISNTLRDKASEYTNEGDLVKAEELLKQAIELSPEQPWLYYDLAFIYQQKGLTQQARSLFNNVLWQFPLNPQIRYSHALFLRSINDYEGALDTLKYIPFKNRDADIIALEQQLLLNESLTQSQQYLDLKNKSVAIYHLSNLEARELTPEMQAELSNSWYKIDEKLHALKLLSSALSADPLLSPYWHILQGQWLLEQGDQVEIKGWFEDYVLPENASETDTFQYIQLQNNYLNQFYTGSDLIAKLNQLDQKYKNIPATTTALINANLALEQYEAAVILYQRKVQSNQTIEPQAMLAIANAYKELGNDFQAKEVTKQAIAQTTSQEGYLQRQIMSSLNEFNYSGDALYLAKQLIDKSPNDQELRYLGAQVASNFNESEQAQTWYSQTLSPDRTLNDKELYESLLKIDENDPWYINGAKRELINEQNKNQAYIAIGVNFSGQTSTESEATLGAGLVPIEAYFPLWQGQGFIKVDPTSISAQTTRFDEQFAGSRYGQGALCIFTCAIDEVTPEESGVDVGIGWQNENWRVDVGTTPLGFLIEDIVWGVNYADSFGDFGYSLELEKRPVTSSVLSYAGLEDINTGEVWGGVRSTGLTANVSHDLGGKWGFWSSADFTMYKGQNVKDNQRYRMLGGTYYRVLSNQEREFTAGASLLYWAYKYNLSEETWGHGGYYSPQNYVGLSVPLTYDARWGDDFVYRLKTGVSYSQTKTQSIDFFPNDEELQIAAYNRELITGVDPVFEGDTSSGVSYNLEGSFEYRVTPHWFFGGYLAIDRSDFYEPNFGQLYIRYYFNPVYGTLEFPGTPIIPYADF; encoded by the coding sequence AGCCAAATAAATATTGGCGAAGCACAGCAAAATAAAAAGCTTATTGAAGACAGCTTAGAAAAACTGTTGGCGATTGCCCCTTCCAGAATAGAAACACAGTGTGCATTAGCGCGATACGACTTTGCTGATAAACAATACAGCAAGGCAAATCAGCTACTTAATAAAATAAATACAGGGGGGTCAATACAACATCCCTGTGTAGCTCAGCTCAGTGCACTATCAAAAGCCGAAGGTGTTGATAAAGCACGCATTCAGGAGGCTAAGTTATTAGCTCGAGCTGGTAGGTATGATCAAGCAAGAGCTATTTATAATTCATTGTTTAAAGGTGTATACCCTTCTTTGAGATACGAACTAGAACACTTAAGTTGGTACTCACAAGACGATACACAATGGCAAAGCGTAACAAAGGGTTATAAAACCTTATTAAAAGCTTATTCGAATATAGGTCAAGTAGAAGTTCCGTATGCACGGCACTTGCTGAAAAAAAGCCCTACAAATAAAAAAGCTATAGATATTTTAAGCAAATACGGAGCAAGTCCTACCTTTATTAATGAAGTCGAATTTATTTGGCTTGCAACTTTAAAAAGTATGGATCTTACTCAAAATACAGTTGAGCAGTATCAGCGCTACTTCACTGTTTATCCGTTTAGTAGTAAGGGTAAGCTACAATATGAAGACTTCCAAAGAGATTTAAAAGTAAGACAAGCCTTACTTGCTGATCCTGCATATCAGCTTTGGCGTAAGGGTGATCGCTTACTCAATGCAAAAAAATTAAAAGAAGCTGAGCCCTTGCTACTAAAGGCTTTAAAAGGTCGTCCAACCGATAAAGAAGTGATGCGCAGCTTGGGATATTTGTATCTAGCCAAAAGCGAGTATAAAAAATCGTATTACTATTTTTTTACCGCTCAAAAATACACACCTAACTTTGATGAGCGTGAAGGACTTAAAGAACTCGCAACTGTCGCGAAGTTTTGGCAGTACATGGCTGAAATGGAAGGCGCCATAGAGCAATCCGACTTTGAAACTGCACAGTTAAAACTAAAACTAGCTGAGCAATTAAATCATGACCAAGAAGCTTTTCTTTATAATAAGGGCTTATTGTTAGTTGCTCAAGGAAACTACACACAAGCAGCGGCCGCCTATCAAGGCGCACTAAAAACAAACCCTTTATATGAAAATGCTTTACTTGGCTTATTGAATATTGCGCAGCTTGATCAAAACCAAAAATCAATTAGCAATTTTTATAACTCATTAAATGCTAAGCAGCGAAATTTAATATACCCCTCTTATGCAACTGCAATTAGTAATACTCTAAGAGATAAAGCGAGTGAGTATACTAATGAGGGTGATCTAGTAAAAGCAGAAGAATTACTTAAACAGGCAATTGAACTTTCACCAGAGCAACCTTGGCTTTATTATGATTTAGCCTTTATATACCAACAAAAAGGTCTTACCCAGCAAGCACGTAGTTTGTTTAATAATGTATTGTGGCAATTCCCGCTTAACCCCCAAATAAGATATAGCCATGCTTTATTTTTACGCTCTATAAATGATTATGAAGGTGCTTTAGATACACTTAAATACATTCCTTTTAAAAACCGAGATGCCGATATTATTGCTCTAGAGCAGCAATTGTTGCTCAATGAGTCTCTTACACAAAGTCAGCAATATCTTGATTTAAAAAATAAATCTGTCGCTATTTATCACTTAAGTAACTTAGAAGCGAGAGAGCTAACACCTGAAATGCAAGCCGAGCTTTCAAATAGTTGGTACAAAATTGATGAAAAACTACACGCACTTAAATTACTTTCAAGTGCCTTGTCCGCTGACCCATTACTGTCGCCTTATTGGCATATTTTACAAGGCCAATGGTTATTAGAACAAGGTGACCAAGTTGAAATAAAAGGCTGGTTTGAGGATTACGTGTTACCTGAGAACGCCTCTGAAACAGACACATTTCAATATATTCAGTTGCAAAATAACTATCTAAACCAATTTTATACTGGTAGTGATTTGATTGCTAAACTCAATCAGCTAGATCAAAAATATAAAAATATCCCAGCAACAACTACCGCACTTATTAATGCAAACCTAGCACTAGAACAATATGAAGCAGCTGTAATTTTGTATCAGCGAAAAGTGCAAAGCAATCAAACAATCGAACCGCAAGCAATGCTCGCTATTGCAAATGCATACAAAGAACTTGGTAATGACTTTCAAGCAAAAGAAGTAACTAAGCAAGCAATAGCACAAACCACCTCACAAGAAGGTTACTTGCAGCGCCAAATAATGTCGTCACTCAATGAGTTTAATTATTCAGGCGATGCGCTTTATTTAGCAAAACAACTTATTGATAAGTCACCAAACGATCAAGAGCTTCGTTATTTGGGCGCACAGGTAGCTAGTAACTTTAATGAATCAGAGCAAGCTCAAACTTGGTATTCGCAAACACTTTCACCTGATCGAACTCTAAACGATAAAGAGCTATATGAGTCCCTTTTAAAAATAGATGAAAACGACCCTTGGTATATAAATGGTGCTAAACGCGAGCTAATAAACGAGCAAAACAAAAACCAAGCTTACATTGCCATAGGCGTAAACTTTAGCGGCCAAACTAGTACCGAAAGCGAAGCAACGCTTGGAGCCGGTTTAGTGCCAATAGAAGCATACTTTCCTCTATGGCAAGGCCAAGGTTTTATTAAAGTAGACCCTACTAGTATTAGCGCACAAACCACACGTTTTGATGAACAGTTTGCAGGCAGCCGCTACGGGCAAGGTGCACTGTGTATTTTTACCTGTGCAATCGATGAAGTCACACCAGAGGAAAGCGGTGTAGATGTAGGTATTGGCTGGCAAAATGAAAATTGGCGCGTAGATGTAGGCACTACCCCACTTGGTTTCTTAATTGAAGATATTGTATGGGGTGTAAATTATGCAGATAGTTTTGGTGACTTTGGTTATAGCCTAGAACTTGAAAAGCGCCCTGTAACAAGTTCAGTGCTTTCTTATGCGGGCCTTGAAGATATAAACACCGGTGAAGTTTGGGGGGGCGTACGTTCTACAGGCCTAACTGCTAATGTATCACATGACTTAGGCGGCAAATGGGGTTTTTGGTCAAGTGCCGACTTTACCATGTATAAAGGCCAAAACGTAAAAGATAACCAACGCTATCGTATGTTGGGTGGCACTTATTACCGTGTACTTAGCAATCAAGAACGTGAATTTACCGCTGGCGCTAGTTTATTATATTGGGCATACAAATATAATTTAAGTGAAGAAACATGGGGCCATGGTGGTTATTACAGCCCACAAAACTACGTAGGTTTATCTGTACCTCTCACTTATGATGCACGTTGGGGCGATGATTTTGTTTACCGATTAAAAACCGGTGTTTCATATTCACAAACAAAAACTCAGTCAATTGACTTTTTCCCTAATGATGAAGAGTTACAAATAGCTGCATACAATAGAGAATTAATAACAGGTGTTGACCCTGTTTTTGAAGGCGATACAAGTTCTGGTGTTTCCTATAATCTCGAAGGTAGTTTTGAGTATCGTGTAACACCACATTGGTTTTTTGGTGGTTACTTAGCTATTGACCGCTCTGATTTTTATGAGCCGAACTTTGGCCAGCTGTATATTCGTTACTACTTCAACCCTGTATACGGTACATTAGAGTTTCCAGGTACGCCGATTATACCTTACGCTGACTTTTAA